The following are encoded together in the Conger conger chromosome 11, fConCon1.1, whole genome shotgun sequence genome:
- the LOC133140605 gene encoding N-alpha-acetyltransferase 25, NatB auxiliary subunit-like: protein MAARGHVQDPNDRRLRPIYDYLDNGNNKMAVQQAEKLLKKHKDLHCAKVLKAIGLQRTGKQEEAFSLAQEVAILEPTDDNSLQALTILYREMHRPELVTKLYESAVRKVPTSEEYHSHLFMAYARVGEYKKMQQVGMALYKIVPKNPYYFWSVMSLVMQAISAQDEKLSQTMFLPLAERMVEKMVKEEKMEAEAEVQLYFMILERLGKYVEALEMVRGQLGDMLTSDLGGRERKSLLLYRQLERWPECNALSRKLLLKNSDDWQFYLSYYDSLFHLIDQGWSPPEEGDHCVEGEVQYLVAQAISFVEERVSVEEVKEARPLRGPFLARLELIGRLRVRGCPEEQQLGDPLELMFQFFVKFGDKPCCITDLKLYLDLLSPEHHVQFINRLMETVPLVCAGAPGELAVPGDTRAMQRHMCVSQLSRALGLQHALEPSAKLGLLQELKSRYRHGLQFGKACLKTELQFSDPYCLMGAHVYIDLWEETGDVSMLWQCMGFLEEGLENSPSNAQFKLLLMLLFCRLGAFGPVVELYSGLDAKHVQHDTIGYLLTRYAESLGQFAAASQSCTFSLRFFHSNQKDTSEYIIQAYKYGAFEKIPEFIAFRNRLNRSLHFAQVRTESLLLDLFQEADVSSSLEDSVRSLSVSPEEQDIPWAELRDNRDLTVLTSWDPTARQLSADQRQQSLEEESLWLRLRSLTLRLVSSLANLGHPPTPRNSEKTAENGLSCKPDVLRPLLTELDATLIDAGRFVERGVQYPFLGPPSSRLAPALSSGGCQCQAEAFHLAARLQELEAGGLEETSEVQTQIRDSFTSLTEQLQEMLNKCKGDLLEGTDTQCRAQPSLLENLVYFTESVCIVLWVSSYCSSVLRPLKSSLQKKKKKKKETNIVTPPVFNGFQDFVSGLQTLLSRALDHIKEQEASLTALKLSSLSLQEPAVTQDEGKMVAVAMEKVQSSYLRSLQEVKELLRKRTDTLRNLKI, encoded by the exons ATGGCGGCGAGGGGGCATGTGCAGGATCCCAACGACAGGAGGCTAAGACCTATTTACG ATTACTTGGACAATGGCAATAACAAGATGGCTGTCCAGCAGGCCGAAAAACTGCTTAAGAAGCACAAGGACCTCCACTGTGCAAAG GTCCTGAAGGCCATCGGCCTGCAACGCACAGGCAAACAGGAAGAGGCCTTCTCCCTGGCACAGGAAGTGGCAATACTAGAACCCACGGATGACAATTCCTTACAGGCTCTGACAATTCTGTATCGGGAGATGCACAGAC CGGAGCTGGTCACCAAGCTGTACGAATCGGCAGTGCGTAAGGTGCCCACCAGCGAGGAGTACCACTCCCACCTGTTCATGGCCTACGCCCGCGTCGGCGAGTACAAGAAGATGCAGCAG GTTGGAATGGCACTTTACAAGATTGTTCCCAAGAATCCTTACTACTTCTGGTCTGTGATGAGCTTAGTGATGCAG gccATATCGGCTCAGGATGAAAAGCTCTCTCAAACCATGTTCCTGCCACTGGCCGAGAGGATGGTGGAGAAGATGGTGAAGGAGGAGAAGATGGAAGCAGAGGCAGAG GTGCAGCTGTACTTCATGATCCTGGAGCGCTTGGGGAAGTACGTGGAGGCTCTGGAGATGGTGCGGGGGCAGCTCGGGG acaTGTTGACCAGTGATCtcggggggagggagaggaagtcTCTGTTGCTGTACAGACAGTTGGAGCGCTGGCCAGAGTGTAACGCCCTGTCCCGCAAACTACTGCTCAAAAa CTCGGATGATTGGCAGTTCTACCTGTCGTACTACGACTCTCTCTTCCACCTCATAGACCAGGGCTGGAGTCCACCTGAGGAAGGAGATCA CTGTGTCGAGGGGGAGGTGCAGTATTTGGTTGCCCAGGCGATCAGCTTCGTGGAGGAGCGCGTGTCGGTGGAGGAGGTGAAGGAGGCGCGGCCTCTCCGGGGGCCATTCCTGGCCCGGCTCGAGCTGATTGGCCGGCTCAGGGTGCGAGGCTGTCCCGAGGAGCAGCAGCTTG GCGATCCTCTAGAGCTGATGTTCCAGTTTTTTGTGAAGTTTGGGGACAAGCCCTGCTGCATCACCGACCTGAAGCTCTACCTGGACCTGCTCAGCCCAGAACATCATGTACAG ttcATAAACCGGCTGATGGAGACGGTCCCCCTGGTCTGTGCGGGGGCCCCGGGCGAGCTGGCGGTCCCCGGGGACACGCGGGCGATGCAGAGGCACATGTGTGTGTCCCAGCTCAGCCGGGCCCTGGGGCTGCAGCACGCCCTGGAGCCCTCCGCTAAACTGGGGCTcctgcaggagctgaagagccGCTACCGCCACGGGCTGCAGTTCG GAAAGGCGTGTCTGAAGACGGAGCTGCAGTTCTCCGACCCGTACTGCCTGATGGGAGCTCACGTCTACATCGACCTGTGGGAGGAGACCG gagacGTCTCCATGCTGTGGCAGTGTATGGGGTTCCTGGAGGAGGGCTTGGAGAACAGCCCCTCTAACGCCCAGTTCaagctgctgctgatgctgctgTTCTGCCGGCTGGGCGCCTTCGGGCCTGTGGTGGAGCTGTACTCGGGCCTGGATGCCAAACACGTGCAGCACGACACCATCGG GTACCTGCTGACGCGCTATGCGGAGTCTTTGGGCCAGTTCGCCGCTGCCTCCCAGTCCTGTACTTTCTCCCTCAGGTTTTTCCACTCCAACCAGAAAGAT ACCTCAGAGTACATCATCCAGGCGTATAAGTACGGAGCATTTGAGAAGATTCCCGAGTTCATCGCCTTCCGGAACAGACTGAACCGCTCCCTGCACTTCGCCCAGGTGCGAACGGAGAGTCTGCTGCTCGACCTGTTCCAGGAGGCCGACGT ATCGTCCAGCCTGGAGGACAGTGTGAGGTCTCTAAGTGTGTCCCCCGAGGAGCAGGACATCCCCTGGGCAGAGCTGAGGGACAACCGGGACCTAACCGTGCTGACCAGCTGGGACCCCACggcccg gcAGCTCTCTGCGGATCAGAGACAGCAGTCCTTGGAGGAGGAGTCGCTGTGGCTACGGTTGCGCTCCCTCACGCTGCGATTGGTCAGCTCGCTGGCCAACCTGggccatccccccaccccccggaaCTCGGAGAAGACGGCAGAGAACGGGCTATCCTGCAAACCCGACGTCTTACGCCCCCTACTGACCGAGCTCGACGCCACGCTAATAGATGCAGGACGCTTCGTAGAGAGGGGCGTGCag tACCCGTTCCTGGGCCCCCCCTCGTCGCGCTTGGCACCCGCCCTCTCCAGCGGAGGTTGCCAGTGCCAGGCGGAGGCCTTCCACCTCGCCGCCCGGCTGCAGGAGCTTGAGGCCGGAGGGCTAG aagAAACGTCCGAAGTCCAAACGCAAATCCGGGACAGTTTCACATCTTTAACAGAACAGTTACAAG aaatgttaaataaatgcaaGGGTGACCTGTTGGAGGGTACAGATACTCAGTGCAGAGCTCAGCCCTCCCTGTTAGAGAACCTGGTCTACTTTACTGAG agtgtgtgtatagtcctGTGGGTCTCCAGTTACTGCAGCAGTGTCCTCCGGCCACTCAAGTCCAGcctacagaagaagaagaagaagaaaaaggagaCAAACATtgtcacg ccaccaGTGTTTAACGGGTTCCAGGACTTCGTGAGCGGCCTGCAGACCCTGCTCTCCCGCGCTCTGGACCACATAAAGGAGCAGGAGGCCTCTCTCACCGCACTCAAACTGAGCTCCCTGTCTCTACAGGAGCCTGCAGTCACACAG
- the zgc:153044 gene encoding dual specificity protein phosphatase 18 encodes MDSEAVPIVSDATRPQIMPRLAGLGKITDHLYLSNGKAANDSSMVSGFKITCIINATDNVANIPIPGIEYVRVPVADSPLSQLSDHFDSVADKIHRVEEQRGRVLVHCAAGVSRSATLCLAYLMKHRSMTLVDAHDWVRSCRPIIRPNSGFWKQLIDYEYKLFGFCTVRMITSPVGEIPDVYEKETRNLIPC; translated from the coding sequence ATGGACAGTGAGGCAGTTCCCATTGTCAGCGATGCTACTCGCCCCCAAATCATGCCACGGCTTGCTGGCTTGGGGAAAATCACCGACCATCTCTACCTCAGCAATGGAAAGGCTGCCAACGATAGCTCAATGGTCTCCGGGTTTAAAATCACCTGTATCATTAATGCCACCGACAACGTCGCGAACATTCCGATCCCAGGTATTGAATACGTGAGGGTGCCGGTTGCCGACTCCCCGTTGTCCCAGCTGAGTGACCATTTCGACAGTGTGGCGGACAAAATACACCGGGTGGAAGAGCAGCGGGGACGGGTTCTGGTGCACTGCGCCGCCGGTGTGAGCCGATCAGCCACGCTATGCCTGGCCTACCTCATGAAGCACCGCAGTATGACGCTGGTGGACGCCCACGACTGGGTCCGATCTTGCCGGCCCATTATCAGACCCAACAGCGGGTTCTGGAAACAGCTCATTGACTACGAGTACAAACTTTTCGGATTTTGCACTGTGCGGATGATAACGTCGCCGGTAGGAGAGATTCCAGATGTATATGAAAAGGAAACAAGAAATTTGATTCCGTGTTAA